A window of the Candidatus Zymogenaceae bacterium genome harbors these coding sequences:
- a CDS encoding L-2-amino-thiazoline-4-carboxylic acid hydrolase, whose translation MDDERKQQLQATVEGLWGVMKDFGKTGEEAIPAEEAAEERRALARRIGRLYLAFARVLIKHLGEDEARSAIMEAMRDYSMQCAEARKAGMMDLPQRGIHKTSEIVGEGGARRLVSTGCGIAQEFRRQDEEKLGALYCYVDPCSFMFTIPNIKLYHTKMEPLGDDCCEFDLGIASDDEMAAVTEPGRDYGFVDPIIEERAQGDLLKHKK comes from the coding sequence ATGGACGACGAACGAAAGCAACAGCTTCAGGCGACGGTGGAGGGATTGTGGGGCGTGATGAAGGATTTCGGCAAGACGGGTGAGGAGGCCATCCCCGCCGAGGAGGCCGCCGAGGAGCGGAGGGCCCTGGCGCGGCGGATCGGGCGGCTCTACCTAGCGTTTGCCCGGGTCCTGATAAAGCACTTGGGAGAGGATGAGGCGAGATCGGCCATCATGGAGGCCATGCGGGACTACTCCATGCAGTGCGCCGAGGCCCGGAAGGCGGGGATGATGGACCTGCCCCAGCGGGGCATCCATAAAACCTCGGAGATCGTCGGCGAGGGCGGGGCGAGGCGGCTTGTGAGCACCGGGTGCGGCATCGCCCAGGAGTTTCGCCGCCAGGACGAGGAAAAGCTGGGAGCGCTCTATTGCTACGTAGATCCCTGCTCGTTCATGTTCACCATTCCGAACATCAAGCTCTATCACACCAAAATGGAACCGTTGGGGGACGACTGCTGCGAGTTCGACCTGGGCATTGCGTCCGATGACGAGATGGCTGCGGTCACCGAGCCGGGACGGGACTACGGATTTGTAGACCCGATCATTGAGGAGCGGGCGCAGGGGGATCTCCTGAAGCACAAGAAATAG